One region of Vigna angularis cultivar LongXiaoDou No.4 chromosome 10, ASM1680809v1, whole genome shotgun sequence genomic DNA includes:
- the LOC108321267 gene encoding uncharacterized protein LOC108321267 produces the protein MASEYTCTACGSNLNLNSAHAFLPDFYFEAGNKDTVSFSTVDEAKFKFEMEDKIRPFFETLNYWGIHRKRTKIKCNTCSSLLGHIYDDGPPLTNSPGQFHMGPSQVIPRAPRYRFKTKAITISST, from the coding sequence ATGGCCTCTGAGTACACCTGCACGGCGTGCGGCTCCAACCTCAATCTCAACTCCGCCCACGCCTTCCTCCCGGACTTCTACTTTGAGGCCGGAAACAAGGACACCGTCTCTTTCTCCACCGTAGACGAAGCCAAGTTCAAGTTCGAGATGGAGGACAAGATTCGCCCCTTCTTCGAAACCCTCAACTACTGGGGAATTCATAGGAAGAGAACCAAGATCAAGTGCAACACCTGCTCCTCTCTCCTTGGCCATATCTACGACGACGGTCCACCGCTTACCAATTCTCCCGGTCAGTTTCACATGGGACCCAGCCAAGTCATCCCCCGAGCACCAAGATATAGGTTTAAGACCAAAGCCATCACAATCTCTTCTACTTAA
- the LOC108321285 gene encoding DNA-directed RNA polymerase II subunit RPB1 gives MDIRFPFSPAEVAKVRMVQFGILSPDEIRQMSVVQIEHGETTERGKPKVGGLSDPRLGTIDRKLKCETCTASMAECPGHFGHLELAKPMFHIGFLKTVLTIMRCVCFNCSKILADENDHKFKLALRIRNPKNRLKKILDACKNKGKCEGGDEIDIPGQDTDEPVKKSRGGCGAQQPKITIEGMKMIAEYKAQRKKSDDQEQLPEPVERKQTLSAERVLGVLKRISDEDCQLLGLNPKYARPDWMILQVLPIPPPPVRPSVMMDTSSRSEDDLTHQLAMIIRHNENLKRQERNGSPAHIISEFAQLLQFHIATYFDNELPGLPRATQRSGRPIKSICSRLKAKEGRIRGNLMGKRVDFSARTVITPDPTINIDQLGVPWSIALNLTYPETVTPYNIERLKELVEYGPHPPPGKTGAKYIIRDDGQRLDLRYLKKSSDHHLELGYKVERHLNDGDFVLFNRQPSLHKMSIMGHRIKIMPYSTFRLNLSVTSPYNADFDGDEMNMHVPQSFETRAEVLELMMVPKCIVSPQSNRPVMGIVQDSLLGCRKITKRDTFIPKDVFMNILMWWEDFDGKVPTPAILKPEPLWTGKQVFNLIIPKPINLIRYSSWHSENERGSITPGDTMVRIEKGELLTGTLCKKTLGTSTGSLIHVIWEEVGPDAARKFLGHTQWLVNYWLLQHAFSIGIGDTIADASTMETINQTISAAKEKVKQLIRDAQEKKLEAEPGRTMMDSFENRVNQTLNRARDDAGNSAQKSLSESNNLKAMVTAGSKGSFINISQMTACVGQQNVEGKRIPYGFIDRTLPHFTKDDYGPESRGFVENSYLRGLTPQEFFFHAMGGREGLIDTAVKTSETGYIQRRLVKAMEDIMVKYDGTVRNSLGDVIQFLYGEDGMDAVWIETQKLDSLKMKKTEFDRVFRYEFDDENWKPTYMLEEPVEDLKTIREFRNVFEAEVQKLEADRYQLATEIAPSGDSSLPLPVNLKRLIWNAQKTFKVDFRRPSDMHPMEIVEAIDKLQERLKVVPGEDLLSQEAQKNATLLFNILLRSTFASKRVLEEYRLSREAFEWVVGEIESRFLQSLVASGEMIGCVAAQSIGEPATQMTLNTFHYAGVSAKNVTLGVPRLREIINVAKRIKTPSLSVYLNADVGKTKERAKSVQCALEYTTLRSVTQATEVWYDPDPMSTIIEEDVDFVKSYYEMPDEEVALEKISPWLLRIELNREMMVDKKLSMADIAEKINLEFDDDLTCIFNDDNAEKLILRIRIMNDEAPKGEIQDESAEDDVFLKKIESNMLTEMTLRGIPDINKVFIKNTKIQKFDESEGFKPNEEWMLDTEGVNLLAVMCHEDVDATRTTSNHLIEVIEVLGIEAVRRALLDELRVVISFDGSYVNYRHLAILCDTMTYRGHLMAITRHGINRNDTGPMMRCSFEETVDILLDAAVYAETDYLRGVTENIMLGQLAPIGTGECALYLNDEMLKNAIELQLPSYMDGLDFGMTPARSPISGTPYHEGLMSPSYLLSPNLRLSPTSDAQFSPYVGGMAFSPTSSPGYSPSSPGYSPSSPGYSPTSPGYSPTSPGYSPTSPGYSPTSPTYSPSSPGYSPTSPAYSPTSPSYSPTSPSYSPTSPSYSPTSPSYSPTSPSYSPTSPSYSPTSPAYSPTSPAYSPTSPAYSPTSPSYSPTSPSYSPTSPSYSPTSPSYSPTSPSYSPASPAYSPTSPGYSPTSPSYSPTSPSYSPTSPSYNPQSAKYSPSLAYSPSSPRLSPSSPYSPTSPSYSPTSPSYSPTSPSYSPSSPTYSPSSPFNSSGSPDYSPSSPQYSPSTGYSPSQPGYSPSSTSQYTPQTSDKDDRGTR, from the exons ATGGATATTCGATTTCCGTTCTCTCCGGCGGAGGTCGCCAAAGTCCGGATGGTTCAGTTCGGAATACTCAGTCCCGATGAGATC AGACAAATGTCTGTGGTGCAAATTGAGCACGGTGAGACGACGGAGAGAGGGAAGCCGAAAGTTGGAGGATTGAGTGACCCTCGACTTGGAACTATTGACAGAAAGCTCAAGTGTGAGACTTGCACGGCTAGTATGGCTGAATGTCCTGGCCACTTTGGACACTTGGAGCTTGCTAAGCCAATGTTTCACATTGGGTTTTTAAAGACAGTGTTGACTATAATGCGTTGTGTTTGCTTCAACTGCTCTAAAATTCTAGCTGACGAG AATGATCACAAATTTAAGCTAGCTTTGAGGATCAGGAATCCCAAGAACAGGCTGAAAAAGATTCTGGATGCTTGCAAAAACAAAGGCAAGTGTGAAGGGGGAGATGAAATTGATATTCCTGGACAAGATACGGATGAACCAGTTAAAAAGAGTCGCGGTGGCTGTGGTGCTCAGCAACCAAAGATCACGATTGAGGGGATGAAAATGATTGCAGAGTACAAAGCTCAAAGGAAAAAAAGTGATGACCAAGAACAGCTTCCTGAACCTGTAGAGAGGAAACAAACCCTTTCTGCAGAAAGG GTTCTTGGTGTTCTGAAAAGGATAAGCGACGAGGACTGTCAGTTGTTGGGCTTGAACCCTAAGTATGCCCGTCCTGACTGGATGATTTTACAAGTTCTTCCAATTCCTCCTCCACCTGTGAGACCTTCTGTGATGATGGACACATCCTCTAGGAGTGAG GATGATTTAACTCATCAGCTGGCTATGATCATCAGGCACAATGAGAATCTTAAGAGACAGGAGAGGAACGGATCTCCTGCACATATTATTTCTGAGTTTGCTCAATTATTGCAGTTCCACATTGCAACATATTTTGATAATGAGTTGCCTGGACTGCCAAGG GCTACTCAAAGATCCGGAAGGCCTATCAAATCAATATGTAGCAGGCTGAAGGCAAAAGAAGGACGGATTAGAGGTAACTTGATGGGTAAAAGAGTTGATTTTTCAGCTCGAACAGTCATTACACCTGATCCAACAATCAACATTGATCAATTGGGAGTGCCATGGAGTATTGCTTTGAATCTAACATACCCTGAGACCGTGACTCCATACAACATTGAAAG gtTGAAGGAACTTGTCGAGTATGGACCCCATCCTCCACCTGGAAAAACTGGTGCCAAGTACATCATTCGAGATGATGGACAAAGGCTCGATCTCAGATATTTAAAGAAAAGTAGTGATCACCATTTGGAGCTTGGCTACAAG GTTGAGCGTCATTTGAATGATGGAGACTTTGTTCTCTTCAATCGTCAGCCTAGTCTTCATAAAATGTCCATCATGGGGCATAGAATCAAAATCATGCCATATTCTACATTCCGACTTAACTTGTCTGTAACTTCACCATATAATGCTGATTTTGATGGGGATGAAATGAATATGCATGTTCCTCAGTCTTTTGAAACCAGAGCTGAGGTGTTGGAGCTTATGATGGTGCCGAAATGCATTGTGTCACCACAGTCAAACAGGCCAGTGATGGGAATTGTCCAAGATTCACTTTTAGGATGCAGAAAAATCACTAAGAGAGATACTTTTATCCCAAAG GATGTTTTTATGAACATATTGATGTGGTGGGAAGATTTTGATGGGAAAGTTCCTACTCCTGCAATATTGAAGCCAGAACCATTATGGACAGGGAAACAAGTTTTCAATCTCATCATTCCTAAGCCTATAAATCTAATTAGGTATTCTAGTTGGCACAGTGAGAATGAAAGGGGATCCATAACCCCTGGGGATACCATGGTCAGAATTGAGAAAGGTGAACTACTTACTGGAACACTTTGCAAAAAGACACTTGGAACATCTACTGGAAGTCTCATTCACGTGATTTG GGAAGAGGTTGGCCCTGATGCAGCTCGGAAATTTCTTGGGCATACTCAGTGGCTTGTAAACTACTGGCTTTTGCAGCATGCTTTTAGCATTGGAATTGGTGATACAATTGCTGATGCTTCCACTATGGAAACCATAAACCAGACTATATCAGCAGCTAAGGAGAAAGTGAAACAACTTATCAGGGATGCCCAAGAGAAAAAGTTGGAGGCTGAGCCTGGTCGGACAATGATGGATTCATTTGAAAACAGAGTGAATCAG ACACTAAACAGAGCTCGTGATGATGCTGGAAATAGTGCTCAAAAAAGTTTATCTGAGAGCAACAATCTGAAAGCAATGGTGACAGCTGGTTCCAAAGGAAGTTTTATCAACATATCTCAAATGACTGCTTGTGTGGGCCAACAGAACGTTGAGGGTAAACGAATTCCATATGGGTTCATAGATAGGACATTGCCTCATTTCACAAAAGATGATTATGGGCCTGAAAGTCGTGGCTTTGTGGAGAACTCATATCTGCGAGGATTGACCCCTCAAGAGTTCTTTTTTCATGCCATGGGTGGTAGGGAAGGTCTTATTGATACTGCCGTGAAGACCTCTGAAACTGGGTATATCCAGAGGCGACTGGTGAAGGCTATGGAGGACATCATGGTTAAATATGATGGGACTGTTAGAAATTCTTTGGGAGACGTCATACAGTTTCTCTATGGGGAAGATGGTATGGATGCGGTTTGGATTGAAACACAGAAGCTGGATTCccttaaaatgaaaaagacagAATTTGATAGGGTGTTTAGGTATGAATTTGATGATGAAAACTGGAAGCCTACCTACATGCTTGAAGAACCTGTAGAAGACTTAAAAACCATCCGAGAATTTCGTAATGTGTTTGAGGCTGAGGTTCAGAAACTTGAAGCTGATAGATATCAACTTGCAACTGAGATAGCCCCTAGTGGTGACAGTTCCCTCCCACTACCTGTTAACTTGAAGAGGCTTATCTGGAATGCTCAGAAGACATTTAAGGTTGATTTCCGAAGGCCTTCTGATATGCACCCAATGGAAATTGTGGAAGCCATTGATAAGCTGCAGGAGCGGCTTAAGGTTGTTCCTGGTGAAGATCTTTTAAGTCAAGAAGCTCAAAAGAATGCTACTCTCCTGTTTAACATTCTTCTTCGCAGCACTTTTGCAAGTAAAAGGGTCTTGGAGGAATACAGGCTTTCTCGTGAGGCATTTGAGTGGGTAGTGGGAGAAATAGAATCAAGGTTCTTGCAGTCGCTCGTAGCCTCTGGAGAAATGATTGGTTGTGTAGCTGCCCAATCAATTGGTGAGCCTGCTACTCAGATGACTCTTAACACTTTCCATTATGCTGGTGTCAGTGCAAAGAATGTTACTCTTGGTGTTCCTAGGTTAAGGGAAATCATTAATGTGgcaaagagaattaaaacacctTCTCTGTCTGTGTACTTGAATGCTGATGTTGGTAAGACTAAAGAGAGAGCCAAGAGTGTGCAGTGTGCTTTAGAATATACCACTCTAAGGAGTGTGACTCAAGCTACAGAGGTGTGGTATGATCCGGATCCGATGAGTACAATAATTGAAGAGGATGTTGATTTCGTGAAGTCCTACTATGAAATGCCCGATGAAGAAGTTGCCCTTGAAAAAATCTCACCTTGGTTGCTTCGCATAGAACTGAATCGTGAAATGATGGTGGATAAGAAGTTGAGTATGGCTGACATTGCAGAGAAGATTAACCTTGAATTTGATGATGATTTGACTTGTATATTTAATGATGATAATGCTGAAAAACTTATACTTCGTATCcgaattatgaatgatgaagCACCCAAGGGTGAGATTCAGGATGAATCTGCTGAAGATgatgttttcttaaagaaaatagaaagcAACATGCTGACTGAAATGACCTTACGTGGTATCCCTGACATCAACAAAGTTTTTATAAAGAATACTAAAATCCAGAAGTTTGATGAGAGTGAAGGTTTTAAGCCTAATGAGGAATGGATGCTTGATACTGAAGGTGTCAACCTTCTGGCTGTGATGTGCCATGAAGATGTTGATGCGACCAGAACCACAAGCAACCACTTAATAGAAGTTATTGAAGTTCTTGGTATTGAGGCAGTTCGGCGAGCTCTTTTGGATGAATTGCGTGTTGTCATTTCGTTTGATGGTTCCTATGTCAATTACAGACATTTGGCTATTCTTTGTGATACAATGACTTATCGGGGGCATCTGATGGCCATTACACGTCATGGTATCAACCGGAATGATACTGGGCCAATGATGAGATGCTCATTTGAAGAGACAGTTGATATTCTGCTTGATGCTGCAGTATATGCTGAGACTGATTACTTAAGGGGTGTCACTGAAAACATTATGCTAGGTCAGCTTGCCCCCATTGGCACAGGTGAATGTGCATTGTATCTTAATGATGAGATGCTGAAGAATGCCATTGAGCTCCAACTGCCTAGTTATATGGATGGTCTTGATTTTGGCATGACTCCTGCTCGCTCTCCAATATCTGGAACTCCATATCATGAAGGCTTGATGTCTCCTAGTTATTTGTTGAGTCCAAATTTGCGTCTGTCTCCTACGTCGGATGCTCAGTTTTCACCTTATGTTGGTGGGATGGCGTTTTCTCCCACCTCCTCTCCTGGGTACAGTCCATCATCTCCAGGCTATAGTCCATCATCGCCTGGGTATAGCCCCACATCACCTGGGTACAGTCCCACATCTCCGGGCTACAGTCCCACATCACCAGGTTACAGTCCGACCTCTCCCACATATAGCCCTAGTTCTCCAGGATATAGTCCTACAAGTCCGGCTTATTCGCCAACCAGTCCATCCTACTCTCCCACATCACCCAGCTATAGCCCAACATCACCCAGCTACAGTCCCACATCACCCAGCTACAGTCCCACATCACCCAGTTATAGCCCGACTTCTCCCAGCTACAGCCCGACTTCACCTGCATACAGCCCCACTTCACCTGCCTATAGCCCCACTTCACCTGCTTACAGTCCCACTTCACCTTCCTACAGTCCTACGTCACCCTCTTATAGTCCTACCTCACCTTCATACAGCCCCACTTCACCCTCTTACAGCCCTACCTCCCCATCATATAGCCCTGCATCCCCTGCTTACAGCCCCACTTCACCTGGATACAGCCCTACGTCACCCTCATATAGCCCAACATCCCCATCGTATAGTCCTACTTCCCCTAGTTACAATCCCCAGTCAGCAAAGTACAGTCCTTCGTTAGCATATTCTCCAAGCAGTCCAAGATTGTCTCCATCAAGTCCATATAGTCCCACATCCCCAAGCTACAG CCCCACGTCCCCATCATATTCACCGACATCACCGTCTTATTCACCATCAAGCCCAACATACAGTCCCAGCAG cCCATTTAATTCTAGTGGGAGCCCAGACTATAGCCCAAGTTCACCCCAATATAG TCCCAGTACGGGTTACTCACCAAGTCAACCTGGTTACTCACCATCATCAACCAGCCAGTACACTCCTCAAACTAGTGATAAGGATGATAGAGGCACTCGCTGA
- the LOC108321278 gene encoding uncharacterized protein At1g76070-like isoform X2 produces the protein MEKLFQMRRSFLKFLTKQPATLVVAFQNPTPSPCRSPARMVSIIPREARRKRRGESFSTKEPTSPKVSCMGQVQGKKKRKARKQKKAQTQKDSTKTVDSVGELKKIVLRIRKGSDERQKHKVLEEKRVEAPSLNTMKKFASGRGSLYDFDVTIAESLKQIRRGSAVENNGIS, from the exons ATGGAGAAACTGTTTCAGATGAGAAGAAGTTTCCTGAAGTTTCTGACAAAACAACCTGCCACTTTGGTAGTAGCGTTTCAGAACCCAACTCCTAGTCCTTGTCGATCACCGGCACGAATGGTTTCGATAATTCCCAGGGAAGCGCGAAGGAAGCGCCGAGGCGAGAGCTTTAGCACGAAAGAGCCCACTTCTCCCAAAGTATCATGCATGGGCCAAGTTCAAGgcaagaagaagaggaaggccCGGAAACAGAAAAAGGCCCAGACCCAGAAGGATTCAACAAAAACCGTTGACTCTGTTGGAGAATTGAAGAAGATTGTGCTTCGGATTAGGAAGGGAAGTGATGAGAGACAAAAGCATAAGGTTTTGGAAGAGAAGAGAGTGGAAGCTCCATCGTTGAATACAATGAAGAAGTTTGCCAGTGGGAGAGGATCCTTGTATGATTTTGATGTTACAATTGCAGAAAG ctTAAAACAAATAAGAAGAGGGAGTGCAGTCGAGAATAATGGAATATCTTGA
- the LOC108321278 gene encoding uncharacterized protein At1g76070-like isoform X1, with the protein MEKLFQMRRSFLKFLTKQPATLVVAFQNPTPSPCRSPARMVSIIPREARRKRRGESFSTKEPTSPKVSCMGQVQGKKKRKARKQKKAQTQKDSTKTVDSVGELKKIVLRIRKGSDERQKHKVLEEKRVEAPSLNTMKKFASGRGSLYDFDVTIAERSSGHVEIRPLPRTPCPLLHRLCRRHRLLQPSPNPPHPPRLPSPPPLLLPPLPAHRPCPTQPR; encoded by the exons ATGGAGAAACTGTTTCAGATGAGAAGAAGTTTCCTGAAGTTTCTGACAAAACAACCTGCCACTTTGGTAGTAGCGTTTCAGAACCCAACTCCTAGTCCTTGTCGATCACCGGCACGAATGGTTTCGATAATTCCCAGGGAAGCGCGAAGGAAGCGCCGAGGCGAGAGCTTTAGCACGAAAGAGCCCACTTCTCCCAAAGTATCATGCATGGGCCAAGTTCAAGgcaagaagaagaggaaggccCGGAAACAGAAAAAGGCCCAGACCCAGAAGGATTCAACAAAAACCGTTGACTCTGTTGGAGAATTGAAGAAGATTGTGCTTCGGATTAGGAAGGGAAGTGATGAGAGACAAAAGCATAAGGTTTTGGAAGAGAAGAGAGTGGAAGCTCCATCGTTGAATACAATGAAGAAGTTTGCCAGTGGGAGAGGATCCTTGTATGATTTTGATGTTACAATTGCAGAAAG GAGCAGTGGGCACGTGGAAATTCGTCCTCTCCCTCGTACCCCTTGTCCTCTTCTTCACCGGCTTTGCCGCCGCCATCGCCTCCTACAACCAAGCCCTAATCCACCACATCCTCCCCGACTTCCTTCCCCTCCTCCACTCCTCCTCCCTCCCCTACCAGCTCACCGCCCCTGCCCTACGCAGCCTAGATGA
- the LOC108321294 gene encoding phospholipase D delta encodes MADTGGDDNGVTYLHGDLNLKIIEARDLPNMDIFSERLRRCVTGCDTIKFHSEDSADGGSQRTRQHHHRRIITSDPYVTVSVPQATVARTRVLKNSSDPLWNERFHIPLAHPVVDLEFRVKDDDVFGAQIIGTVKIPAQRIATGQLISGWFPVVGPSGKPAKRDTALHVEMKFTSVEKNLLYKRGIAADPEQRGVRNTYFPVRKGSSVRLYQDAQCPETGGAKLPEVKLENGEVYRHGKCWEDICYAISEAHHMVYLVGWSIYHKVKLVREPTRPLPRGGDLTLGELLKYKSEEGVRVLLLVWDDKTSHDKVFLKTTGVMQTHDEETKKFFKHSSVMCVLSPRYASSKMSFLKQQVVGTVFTHHQKCVIVDTQATGNNRKITAFIGGLDLCDGRYDTPEHRLFRDLDTVFSEDFHNPTFPAGTRAPRQPWHDLHCRIDGPAAYDVLINFEQRWKKATKWKEFAILFKKSSQWHDDALIRIERISWILSPSVTTKDNYTVVPEDDPLVWVSREDDPENWHVQIFRSIDSGSLKGFPKQVDVALSQNLICAKSLVIDKSIQMAYIEAIRSAQHFIYIENQYFIGSSYAWPSYKDAGADNLIPMELALKIASKIRAKERFAVYVVLPMWPEGDPKTGAMQEILFWQGQTMQTMYNVVARELKAMQLSDINPQDYLNFYCLGNREDFNEEISSTNGAQVSGAYKYRRFMIYVHAKGMIVDDEYVIIGSANINQRSMAGTKDTEIAMGAYQPHYTWSAKQRHPYGQIYGYRMSLWGEHLGMLDETFEEPESLECVHKVNEIAENNWKLFASEDFSLLQGHLLKYPVKVDSDGKIRSLPDCENFPDAGGKILGAHSTAIPDILTT; translated from the exons ATGGCGGACACTGGTGGCGACGATAATGGCGTCACCTATCTTCACGGTGACCTCAATTTGAAAATTATCGAGGCGAGGGACTTGCCGAACATGGACATCTTCTCGGAGCGTCTCCGCCGCTGCGTAACCGGCTGCGACACTATCAAATTCCACTCCGAGGACTCCGCCGACGGTGGAAGCCAGCGAACGCGGCAGCACCACCACCGGAGGATCATAACAAGTGATCCGTACGTGACGGTTTCCGTGCCGCAGGCGACGGTGGCGCGCACGCGCGTGCTGAAGAACTCGTCGGATCCTCTTTGGAACGAGCGGTTCCACATCCCGCTCGCGCATCCGGTTGTGGATTTGGAGTTCCGCGTGAAGGACGACGACGTTTTCGGTGCGCAGATAATTGGAACCGTGAAGATTCCGGCGCAGCGGATTGCCACCGGCCAGTTGATTTCCGGCTGGTTCCCTGTCGTCGGGCCGTCTGGGAAGCCGGCGAAGCGGGACACGGCGCTGCACGTTGAGATGAAATTCACGTCGGTGGAGAAGAATTTGCTTTACAAGCGAGGCATTGCGGCGGATCCGGAGCAACGCGGAGTGAGGAACACGTATTTTCCGGTGAGAAAGGGGAGTTCGGTGAGGTTGTACCAGGATGCGCAATGTCCTGAAACTGGCGGAGCGAAGTTACCGGAGGTTAAGCTTGAGAATGGAGAGGTTTACAGGCACGGGAAGTGTTGGGAGGATATTTGTTATGCCATATCTGAGGCTCATCACATGGTGTATTTGGTGGGCTGGTCGATTTACCATAAGGTGAAGCTTGTTAGAGAGCCTACTAGGCCGTTGCCACGAGGTGGCGATTTGACGCTTGGCGAATTGCTGAAGTATAAGTCTGAAGAAGGGGTGAGAGTGCTGTTGCTGGTTTGGGATGATAAAACTTCGCACGACAAGGTTTTCCTCAAGACG ACTGGTGTGATGCAGACTCATGATGAGGAAACCAAGAAGTTTTTTAAACATTCTTCAGTAATGTGTGTTCTGTCGCCTCGGTATGCCAGCAGCAAGATGAGCTTCTTGAAGCAACAG GTTGTTGGAACGGTCTTCACACACCACCAAAAATGTGTGATTGTGGACACACAGGCCACGGGGAATAATCGGAAGATAACTGCTTTTATTGGAGGTCTTGATCTTTGTGATGGTCGCTATGACACACCCGAGCATCGTCTGTTTCGTGATCTTGACACTGTATTTTCTGAGGATTTCCACAATCCTACATTTCCT GCTGGAACAAGGGCTCCTAGACAACCATGGCATGATTTACACTGCAGAATAGATGGACCTGCTGCATATGATGTTCTTATTAATTTTGAGCAGAGATGGAAAAAGGCAACTAAGTGGAAAGAATTTGCAATCCTTTTCAAAAAATCCTCTCAATGGcatgatgatgctttgataagAATAGAACGCATCTCATGGATATTAAGTCCTTCCGTTACCACAAAGGATAATTATACAGTTGTTCCAGAGGATGATCCTTTAGTATGGGTTTCTAGGGAAGATGATCCTGAAAACTGGCATGTTCAG ATCTTCCGCTCCATTGACTCAGGGTCCCTTAAAGGATTTCCCAAACAAGTTGATGTTGCTCTGTCCCAG AATCTTATTTGTGCTAAAAGTTTGGTCATAGACAAAAGCATTCAAATGGCGTACATTGAAGCAATCAGATCTGCTCAacactttatttatattgaaaaccAGTACTTCATTGGATCATCGTATGCATGGCCTTCTTATAAAGATGCAG GGGCTGATAATCTTATCCCAATGGAGTTGGCACTGAAAATTGCTAGTAAAATCAGAGCTAAGGAAAGGTTTGCTGTCTATGTTGTTTTACCAATGTGGCCAGAAGGTGATCCAAAAACTGGGGCTATGCAAGAAATCCTCTTTTGGCAG GGCCAAACAATGCAAACAATGTATAACGTAGTTGCTAGGGAGTTAAAAGCAATGCAACTTTCTGATATAAACCCACAAGATTACCTCAATTTTTATTGCCTTGGTAATCGGGAAGACTTCAATGAAGAAATTTCAAGCACGAACGGTGCACAG gtCTCAGGAGCATATAAATATCGCAGATTTATGATTTATGTGCATGCTAAGGGAATGATCGTTGATGATGAGTATGTTATAATTGGATCTGCTAATATAAACCAAAGATCTATGGCTGGTACTAAAGATACTGAGATAGCTATGGGTGCATATCAACCCCATTACACATGGTCAGCAAAGCAAAGACATCCATATGGTCAG ATTTATGGTTACAGAATGTCACTTTGGGGAGAGCATCTTGGCATGTTAGATGAAACTTTTGAGGAGCCAGAGAGTTTGGAGTGTGTGCATAAAGTGAATGAAATTGCTGAAAACAATTGGAAATTATTCGCTTCTGAAGATTTCTCACTATTGCAAGGACATCTTCTTAAGTATCCTGTAAAGGTAGATTCTGATGGAAAGATTAGATCCCTACCCGACTGTGAGAATTTTCCCGATGCTGGCGGTAAGATATTAGGTGCTCACTCCACAGCAATCCCAGATATTCTAACAACTTAA